The Dokdonia donghaensis DSW-1 DNA window TAGAGGCTATATCTAATATAATATGTGCTCTAAACTCGAAATACATTTGCTTACTATAAAAGACATCATAGTATCGACGAAATGCAAGTAAAAAATTAAAGTCTATAGCCAACGCCTATTTGTAGTACTGTATTTTTTCCTTCAAGATTTGTAAACGTTGTTCCGCCTCCATTACTAAAAGTAGTTGCATTATTATCTTGAAATATATCTGTAAGACCAAGTGTATATCTCGCCTCAACAAAAATATTAGACTCAAAAATATATCCTATTCCTCCAAATACTGATGCTTCAAAGTTTGCAAACTCACCAGATTTATCTGAATCCCAAACTCTTACACCTATTTGTGGGCCTACGCTTATATATAAATCGCTTATCTCTAATTTGAGACCTAGTGGTAAGTTCAAATAATCAAGTCTAAAACTCTCTAGGTTTTTACCTTGTTGAGAGAAAATAAATTCTGGAACAAAACTTAACTTTTCTGTAAGAGGAATATCTACTAAAAAACCTACAAAATAACCTGTACGCCTTCCATCTAGCTGATCTTCTATCGTATTTGCCACAGAAGA harbors:
- a CDS encoding porin family protein, with protein sequence MKKLLFSTVVISLFVFNTVNAQITSGFKAGVNFSDVNSFEFNNDGSSVANTIEDQLDGRRTGYFVGFLVDIPLTEKLSFVPEFIFSQQGKNLESFRLDYLNLPLGLKLEISDLYISVGPQIGVRVWDSDKSGEFANFEASVFGGIGYIFESNIFVEARYTLGLTDIFQDNNATTFSNGGGTTFTNLEGKNTVLQIGVGYRL